One segment of Prosthecobacter debontii DNA contains the following:
- a CDS encoding glycosyltransferase, translated as MVQLLRLKDEIRHSTFARSLFASALAVRGRLSVDLEERAARLARAFDLAESPILKQRILASLQKKPGIENAPLWDAVVRCNSRYRKVIADDPGLSRSILLKTPSEGGEKGILLMTFEYNWARLLTALSETEFRWLNDRYHLVLSTSWSPTDYAALACAVSRVPGTVYVQSCNYQEIPIIESFHPRLKCLPTLPCDWINPTLYQPLPYEQRSTDIVMVANWGEFKRHWELFQILAQIPGELKVVLIGQKEPGRTQDTIRQLARSFGVNHHIEIHESIPIHEVAAHQCRAKVSVIMSRREGCCVAAVESLFAGCALAMREDAHVGPLAYINDQTGSRLRHGHAAADLQALLQKTPKLRPHVWAQENLACQVSHAKVNALFKSQSELENRPWTRDIIQPQWRPHPTYASPEAKDAVRPAYEELHQFRPDLFPAHLLDRSWK; from the coding sequence ATGGTCCAACTGCTACGACTCAAAGACGAAATTCGGCATTCCACTTTCGCCCGTTCCCTCTTCGCCAGTGCATTAGCAGTCCGTGGCCGTCTTTCTGTAGACCTCGAAGAGAGAGCCGCTCGGTTGGCCCGCGCCTTTGATCTGGCTGAATCTCCGATTCTGAAGCAACGGATCCTCGCTAGTCTTCAAAAAAAGCCCGGGATCGAAAACGCCCCCCTTTGGGACGCCGTGGTTCGTTGTAATTCACGCTATCGTAAGGTCATTGCAGACGATCCTGGACTGAGCCGCAGCATCCTGCTGAAGACACCGTCCGAGGGAGGCGAGAAAGGCATCTTGTTGATGACCTTTGAATATAACTGGGCACGACTGTTAACCGCTCTCTCTGAAACGGAGTTTCGGTGGCTAAATGATCGCTACCATCTCGTCCTCTCTACCAGTTGGTCCCCCACCGATTACGCTGCCTTGGCCTGTGCCGTATCTCGCGTTCCAGGCACGGTGTATGTGCAGAGCTGTAATTATCAGGAGATTCCAATCATTGAGAGCTTTCACCCTCGCTTGAAGTGCCTGCCGACCCTGCCTTGTGACTGGATCAATCCCACCCTTTACCAGCCCCTGCCCTATGAGCAACGCAGCACCGACATCGTGATGGTTGCGAATTGGGGCGAGTTCAAACGACACTGGGAACTCTTCCAAATCCTGGCCCAGATTCCAGGAGAGTTAAAGGTGGTTCTCATCGGTCAAAAAGAGCCCGGCCGGACTCAAGACACAATTCGCCAACTGGCCAGGTCTTTTGGAGTGAACCACCACATCGAGATCCATGAATCCATCCCGATCCATGAAGTGGCTGCCCATCAATGCCGAGCCAAGGTCTCCGTCATCATGAGCCGCCGCGAAGGCTGCTGTGTGGCGGCAGTTGAGTCGCTCTTTGCAGGCTGTGCACTGGCCATGCGAGAAGATGCCCACGTGGGCCCGCTCGCCTACATCAACGATCAAACGGGCAGCCGACTCCGCCACGGCCACGCGGCAGCAGATCTGCAAGCACTGCTTCAGAAGACCCCGAAGCTCCGTCCCCACGTCTGGGCACAAGAGAACCTGGCCTGCCAAGTCTCCCACGCCAAGGTCAACGCCCTGTTCAAGTCTCAGAGTGAACTGGAAAATCGCCCCTGGACCCGGGACATCATTCAGCCGCAATGGAGGCCTCACCCGACTTACGCATCCCCCGAGGCAAAAGACGCTGTGCGCCCTGCTTATGAAGAACTGCACCAGTTCCGTCCAGACCTCTTCCCGGCGCATCTGCTGGATCGGAGTTGGAAATAG
- a CDS encoding SDR family NAD(P)-dependent oxidoreductase translates to MNQIDLSNRSAIVTGSARGIGYAIAERLLRSGAAVCLWDVDAGALAGAQQSLASLGQVVTAQVDVTDSASCQSAAQETVSALGKVDILVNNAGIAGNNAKTWELKPEEWAKVVGVNLTGIFHCCHAVVPHLLSNGYGRIVNIASIAGKEGNPNAAHYSASKAGVIALTKSLGKELATSNVVVNCITPAVIETDIFSQMTQTHIDYMLAKIPMGRFGQKHEAAAMVAWLCSEECSFTTGGVFDLSGGRATY, encoded by the coding sequence ATGAATCAAATCGATCTTTCTAACAGAAGCGCCATCGTCACCGGCAGCGCACGCGGTATTGGGTATGCCATTGCGGAACGTTTATTGAGATCAGGTGCGGCAGTGTGCTTGTGGGATGTGGATGCAGGAGCCCTGGCTGGGGCCCAGCAGAGTCTCGCCTCCCTCGGGCAGGTAGTGACAGCCCAAGTGGATGTCACGGATTCGGCCTCCTGCCAATCGGCTGCCCAAGAAACAGTCAGCGCTCTCGGGAAGGTGGATATCCTGGTCAATAATGCGGGCATCGCCGGAAATAACGCGAAGACTTGGGAGCTGAAGCCCGAAGAGTGGGCCAAGGTGGTGGGGGTGAATCTCACCGGAATTTTTCACTGCTGTCATGCGGTGGTGCCCCATTTGCTGAGCAATGGTTACGGGCGCATCGTCAATATCGCTTCCATCGCAGGGAAGGAGGGGAACCCGAACGCGGCCCATTACAGTGCGTCGAAGGCAGGGGTTATTGCCCTGACCAAGAGCTTGGGCAAGGAACTGGCGACCTCCAATGTCGTGGTGAATTGCATCACCCCGGCGGTGATCGAGACGGATATCTTCAGCCAGATGACCCAGACGCACATCGACTACATGCTGGCGAAGATCCCCATGGGGCGGTTCGGCCAGAAGCACGAGGCCGCTGCCATGGTGGCCTGGTTGTGCTCGGAGGAGTGCTCCTTTACGACCGGAGGCGTCTTTGATCTCTCGGGAGGCCGCGCCACCTACTGA
- a CDS encoding pyridoxal phosphate-dependent aminotransferase, which produces MDFIAKNIAELSPSMTLAITSQAKALKKQGVDVLSFGAGEPDFNTPDHITAAAIEALNTGKTRYTESAGLIELREAIAAKLLVDNGIQYDPAQISVNCGAKHSCYNAIAAVVNPGDEVIIPAPYWTSYPEMVKLVGGIPVIVETKLENDWKITPEEFEDAMSPMTKMIIINSPGNPTGSVYSREELKAIGEIAAAEDILILSDEIYEKLVYGEEKHVSIASISKDIFDHTITINGFSKAYAMTGWRLGYTAAPKKIADAIDTIQSHTTSNPTTFAQYGAIAALQGDQQIVADMRDEFDVRRQYMLSRLQAIKGLKVVEPKGAFYFLVGIESYGIKSINFCEKLLSKGKVAAVPGVAFGSEYTLRFSYATGLDVINAGMDRFEEFCGQH; this is translated from the coding sequence ATGGACTTCATCGCCAAAAACATCGCCGAACTCTCGCCTTCCATGACCCTTGCCATCACCAGCCAGGCGAAGGCGCTGAAGAAACAGGGCGTGGATGTGCTCAGCTTTGGGGCGGGAGAGCCTGACTTTAACACCCCGGACCATATCACCGCGGCGGCTATCGAGGCGCTGAACACGGGCAAGACCCGTTACACGGAGAGCGCTGGCCTTATTGAGTTGCGCGAGGCGATCGCGGCTAAGCTGCTGGTGGATAACGGCATCCAGTATGACCCTGCCCAGATCAGTGTGAACTGCGGTGCCAAGCACTCCTGTTACAATGCAATCGCCGCCGTCGTGAATCCTGGTGATGAAGTCATCATCCCGGCTCCTTACTGGACCAGCTACCCTGAGATGGTGAAGCTGGTGGGCGGTATCCCGGTTATCGTCGAAACCAAACTGGAAAACGACTGGAAGATCACTCCTGAAGAATTCGAGGACGCCATGTCCCCGATGACCAAGATGATCATCATCAACAGCCCAGGCAACCCAACCGGCTCTGTCTATTCTCGTGAGGAACTGAAGGCCATCGGTGAAATCGCTGCGGCTGAGGACATCCTCATCCTTTCCGACGAAATCTATGAGAAGCTGGTCTATGGCGAAGAGAAGCACGTCAGTATCGCCAGCATCAGCAAGGATATCTTCGACCACACCATCACCATCAATGGTTTTTCCAAAGCCTATGCTATGACAGGCTGGCGCCTCGGCTACACTGCGGCTCCGAAGAAGATCGCTGACGCCATCGACACGATCCAGAGCCACACCACCAGCAATCCCACCACCTTTGCCCAATATGGTGCCATCGCCGCTCTCCAGGGGGATCAACAGATCGTGGCTGACATGCGCGATGAGTTCGACGTGCGCCGCCAGTATATGCTGAGCCGCCTGCAGGCCATCAAAGGCCTCAAGGTCGTCGAGCCGAAGGGTGCTTTCTACTTCCTGGTCGGCATTGAGTCCTACGGCATCAAGTCCATCAACTTCTGCGAGAAGCTGCTCAGCAAAGGTAAAGTGGCTGCCGTTCCTGGCGTCGCCTTCGGTTCGGAATACACCCTCCGCTTCAGCTACGCCACTGGCCTTGATGTGATCAACGCTGGCATGGACCGCTTTGAAGAGTTTTGCGGTCAGCATTAA
- a CDS encoding tubulin beta chain: MKVNNTLVVSVGQAGNQIASSFWRTLCLEHGIDPTTAQCKSGAAPKGNWSAFFSKLGDGSSASYVPRSVMVDLEPSVINQIKATTGSLFNPANLITRMEGAGGNFAVGYMGAGREVLPEAMARLDYEISKCDHVGGIIVLHAIGGGSGSGFGSLLIEEIKEKYPEHPILSCAILPSPQVSSVVTEPYNTVFALSTLRRFADACLIFDNEALFNVAFRRWGIESPSVDDLNLLITEALAGLTAPMRFSGFLTVEISLRELLTNLVPQPSLHFLMCTFAPLTPPHQSKFEEMGIEEMIESMFRNESMFAACSPMEGRFLSTAVLYRGVMEDKPQADAALASIRGRLPLTYWIPTAFKIGYVEQPGITHRRSVVLVANNTEVSRVFERICSNFDKLWQRKAFANWYLNEGMSEEQITAMRASAQDLIQSYRVAEETGVMNRGQEIQRRTSTPALAPEPEPTPQPQYTPAPVSRPIPMQGYYEGARSSSSTHLRTLVERRY, translated from the coding sequence ATGAAAGTGAACAATACCCTTGTCGTTTCGGTCGGTCAGGCAGGAAACCAGATTGCTTCATCTTTCTGGAGAACGCTCTGCCTGGAGCACGGCATTGATCCTACAACAGCCCAGTGCAAATCGGGTGCTGCGCCTAAGGGAAACTGGAGTGCATTCTTCTCAAAATTGGGAGATGGAAGCTCTGCTAGCTATGTGCCACGTTCGGTCATGGTGGATCTGGAGCCGAGCGTGATTAATCAAATCAAGGCGACGACGGGCTCCTTGTTCAATCCAGCCAACCTAATCACCCGCATGGAAGGTGCTGGCGGGAACTTCGCCGTGGGTTACATGGGGGCGGGCCGCGAGGTTCTGCCGGAAGCCATGGCCCGCCTGGACTATGAAATCAGCAAGTGTGACCATGTCGGCGGCATTATCGTGCTGCATGCCATCGGGGGTGGCTCAGGCTCGGGTTTTGGCTCTCTTCTGATCGAGGAGATCAAGGAAAAGTATCCAGAACATCCCATTCTGAGCTGCGCCATCCTGCCTTCACCGCAAGTGTCCTCTGTGGTGACGGAACCTTACAACACGGTTTTCGCCTTGAGCACTCTGCGTCGTTTCGCGGATGCGTGTCTGATTTTTGATAATGAAGCTCTTTTCAATGTGGCCTTCCGTCGCTGGGGCATTGAAAGCCCGTCTGTGGATGATCTCAATTTACTCATCACAGAAGCCTTGGCTGGCCTGACCGCACCGATGCGTTTCAGCGGCTTCCTGACGGTGGAGATCAGCCTGCGTGAATTACTCACCAATCTCGTGCCTCAGCCGAGCTTGCACTTCTTGATGTGCACCTTCGCCCCGCTGACTCCTCCCCATCAGAGCAAGTTCGAAGAAATGGGCATTGAGGAGATGATCGAGTCCATGTTCAGGAATGAGTCGATGTTTGCCGCGTGTTCTCCCATGGAAGGCCGCTTTTTGAGCACCGCTGTGCTCTATCGAGGGGTGATGGAAGATAAACCGCAAGCAGATGCTGCACTGGCTTCCATTCGTGGGCGTCTCCCATTGACCTATTGGATTCCAACAGCTTTTAAAATTGGTTATGTTGAGCAACCTGGTATCACCCATCGTCGTAGCGTGGTGCTGGTGGCTAATAACACCGAGGTATCGCGAGTGTTTGAGCGCATCTGCTCGAACTTCGATAAGCTTTGGCAGCGGAAAGCCTTCGCCAATTGGTATCTGAATGAAGGCATGTCCGAAGAGCAAATCACAGCCATGCGTGCCTCGGCGCAGGATCTGATTCAGAGCTATCGAGTGGCGGAGGAAACCGGCGTCATGAACAGGGGACAGGAAATCCAGCGCAGGACCTCCACACCGGCATTGGCACCTGAGCCTGAGCCAACACCTCAACCCCAATACACTCCAGCTCCAGTCTCACGCCCCATCCCAATGCAAGGCTACTATGAGGGGGCACGCAGCAGCAGTTCCACCCACCTGCGAACGTTGGTCGAGCGCCGCTACTAG
- a CDS encoding tubulin beta chain has protein sequence MREILSIHVGQCGNQIADSFWRLALKEHGLTETGTLKEGANAAANSNLEVFFHRVREGKYVPRAVLIDLEPGVIGRIESGDMSKLFDESCIVRKIPGAANNWARGYHAEGKRVIDQIMNVIDSAVEKTKGLQGFLLTHSIGGGSGSGLGSLILERLRQAYPKKRIFTFSVVPSPLISDSAVEPYNAILTLKRLLDHADGSVLLDNEALFRIAKTKLNRSPTYMDLNNIIALIVSSVTASLRFPGKLNTDLSEFVTNLVPFPGNHFLTASFAPMRTADDESQVRMSFPELARETFAQDNFTAEIDWQNGVYLAASALFRGEVKAKEVDENMATIRKELNYASYMPASGGLKLGYAETAPAGFASSGLALVNHTGISAVFERLIGQFDIMFDNHAYTHWYENAGVSRDQMAVARDQIANLALSYRDAS, from the coding sequence GTGAGAGAGATTTTAAGCATTCACGTGGGGCAATGCGGCAACCAGATCGCCGACAGCTTTTGGCGACTGGCCCTGAAAGAGCATGGCCTTACAGAAACCGGAACGCTGAAAGAGGGGGCCAATGCAGCGGCCAATAGCAATTTGGAAGTTTTCTTTCACCGCGTAAGAGAGGGAAAATACGTCCCTCGCGCCGTCTTGATCGATCTTGAACCTGGAGTGATTGGCAGGATCGAGAGTGGGGACATGTCCAAGCTCTTCGATGAAAGCTGCATCGTTCGCAAAATCCCAGGTGCTGCTAACAACTGGGCGCGTGGCTACCATGCGGAAGGTAAGCGGGTGATCGATCAGATCATGAATGTGATCGACAGCGCGGTTGAAAAGACCAAGGGGCTTCAGGGATTCTTACTCACGCATTCCATCGGAGGAGGTTCCGGGTCAGGTCTCGGGTCACTGATCCTCGAAAGGCTGCGTCAGGCTTATCCGAAGAAGCGCATCTTTACCTTTTCGGTCGTGCCGTCGCCGCTGATCTCAGACTCTGCTGTGGAGCCTTACAACGCTATTCTCACCCTGAAGCGCCTGCTGGATCACGCGGATGGTTCGGTGCTGTTGGATAATGAGGCTCTGTTCCGCATCGCTAAGACGAAGCTGAATCGCAGCCCCACTTACATGGACCTGAACAACATCATCGCTTTGATTGTGAGTTCCGTCACGGCGTCGCTGCGGTTTCCGGGGAAGCTGAATACCGACCTGAGTGAATTCGTGACTAATTTGGTGCCATTTCCTGGCAATCATTTCCTGACGGCAAGCTTTGCGCCCATGCGCACTGCTGATGACGAAAGCCAAGTGCGCATGAGCTTCCCTGAACTGGCCCGTGAGACCTTTGCGCAGGACAATTTTACGGCGGAGATTGATTGGCAAAACGGCGTTTACCTCGCTGCCAGCGCCTTGTTCCGGGGCGAGGTGAAGGCCAAGGAGGTGGATGAGAACATGGCCACGATCCGCAAGGAGTTGAACTACGCCAGCTACATGCCGGCCTCAGGCGGTCTCAAACTAGGTTATGCCGAGACCGCTCCGGCGGGCTTTGCCTCCAGTGGACTGGCTTTGGTCAACCACACCGGCATCTCAGCCGTGTTTGAGCGCCTGATCGGGCAGTTCGATATCATGTTCGATAATCACGCCTACACCCATTGGTATGAGAATGCCGGTGTGTCTCGCGATCAAATGGCCGTCGCTCGAGACCAGATTGCCAACCTCGCTCTATCCTACCGGGATGCCAGCTAA
- a CDS encoding tetratricopeptide repeat protein, translated as MPYSVDTKLDRQIEIASRHVEEARRAVNRDASFIGQLVEQISVLASLRQKDGDFPKAESLYREALYSALEARPRDADLLIGIYSLLAHLYDRWGRMPESAEFYQMALDAAEKAGVCNSKVATIKNNLAMIYKQQHDYAKAEQYYLEALDIFEATDGRYSASVASVFNNLGVLYYLNLDVEHAMQMHEQALVIRQNLGESQMDPADLSQTYINLGAAYKATGDFQQAEVWVERAKKLRAQMHMSHPTPQRAASLLVDKPF; from the coding sequence ATGCCTTACAGTGTCGATACCAAGTTGGATCGTCAGATTGAGATTGCTTCTCGCCATGTGGAAGAAGCACGGCGTGCCGTCAATCGGGACGCCAGTTTCATAGGTCAACTTGTGGAGCAAATCAGCGTCCTGGCGAGTCTTCGGCAAAAGGACGGTGACTTCCCCAAGGCAGAGTCCCTTTACCGCGAAGCGCTTTATAGCGCCTTAGAAGCACGGCCTCGAGATGCGGACTTGCTGATCGGCATTTATTCGCTGCTCGCTCACCTGTATGATCGTTGGGGGCGGATGCCAGAGTCTGCCGAGTTTTATCAAATGGCCTTGGATGCAGCGGAAAAAGCTGGTGTTTGCAACAGCAAGGTGGCCACCATCAAGAACAACTTGGCCATGATTTACAAGCAGCAGCATGACTACGCTAAAGCAGAGCAATACTACCTGGAGGCACTCGACATCTTCGAAGCGACGGATGGCCGCTACAGCGCTAGTGTGGCCAGTGTGTTCAACAACCTCGGTGTTCTTTATTATTTGAACTTGGATGTCGAACACGCCATGCAGATGCACGAACAGGCGCTCGTGATTCGACAAAATCTCGGAGAAAGTCAGATGGATCCAGCGGATCTCTCTCAAACCTACATCAATCTCGGGGCGGCTTATAAAGCCACGGGAGACTTTCAACAGGCGGAGGTGTGGGTGGAGCGCGCGAAAAAACTGCGTGCGCAAATGCACATGAGTCACCCCACGCCCCAGCGAGCCGCTTCCCTTTTGGTGGATAAGCCGTTTTGA
- the cysK gene encoding cysteine synthase A, which produces MGNIYNNIVETVGKTPLVKLNKVTEGLDATIALKCEFFNPLGSVKDRIGMAMIEDAEARGILNKDTVIVEPTSGNTGIALAFVAAAKGYKLVLTMPETMSLERRTLLALLGADLVLTPGPQGMKGAIAKAEEILKETPNAWMPQQFENPANPAIHMKTTAEEIWADTDGQVDIFVAAVGTGGTLTGTCEVIKPRKPSFQAIAVEPEASPVINQTLAGEPVQPGPHKIQGTGAGFVPKNLHLKDSAGNPQIIECIKISNDDAFAMARRLAKEEGILVGISTGANVLAAIRVAQRPENKGKLIVTVACSTGERYLSTALADEARAKVGA; this is translated from the coding sequence ATGGGAAACATCTACAACAACATCGTCGAAACCGTCGGTAAGACTCCGCTGGTGAAACTGAACAAGGTCACCGAAGGACTCGACGCCACCATCGCGCTGAAGTGCGAGTTCTTCAATCCCCTCGGGAGCGTGAAGGACCGTATTGGCATGGCCATGATCGAAGATGCAGAGGCTCGCGGCATCCTGAATAAGGACACCGTCATTGTCGAGCCGACCAGTGGTAACACCGGCATCGCGCTCGCCTTCGTGGCGGCTGCCAAAGGTTACAAGCTCGTCCTGACCATGCCTGAGACCATGAGCTTGGAGCGCCGGACCCTGCTGGCCCTGCTCGGCGCAGATCTGGTGCTGACCCCTGGCCCTCAGGGCATGAAGGGCGCCATCGCCAAAGCGGAGGAGATCCTCAAGGAGACTCCGAATGCCTGGATGCCCCAGCAGTTTGAAAACCCCGCCAACCCGGCTATCCACATGAAGACCACCGCCGAGGAAATCTGGGCGGATACGGATGGCCAAGTGGACATCTTCGTGGCCGCTGTCGGCACGGGCGGCACCCTCACCGGCACCTGCGAGGTGATCAAACCCCGCAAGCCAAGCTTCCAGGCCATCGCCGTGGAGCCTGAGGCCAGCCCGGTCATCAACCAGACATTGGCCGGTGAACCTGTGCAGCCTGGTCCGCACAAGATTCAGGGCACAGGCGCCGGTTTCGTGCCAAAGAACCTTCACCTCAAGGACAGCGCCGGTAACCCGCAGATCATCGAGTGCATCAAGATCAGCAATGACGACGCTTTCGCCATGGCTCGCCGCCTAGCTAAAGAAGAAGGCATCCTGGTCGGCATCAGCACCGGTGCCAACGTGTTGGCCGCCATCCGTGTGGCTCAGCGTCCTGAAAACAAGGGTAAGCTGATCGTCACCGTGGCTTGCTCCACCGGTGAGCGTTACCTCTCCACCGCCCTCGCCGATGAGGCGCGTGCAAAAGTGGGAGCCTAA
- a CDS encoding tetratricopeptide repeat protein: MSKATPTAPVAPQAPMEEYSTPMEQFLEAHFKKLVLLCAVIAVAAVAYGVISYTNHANAVAAGEAFASAKTVEDCDLVVSQYSGTISAGNALLLKADLLWEQNKKDSSVATLREFTSQYSSHPLMAETLVALGSKLESMKEAEEARPVFERVISEFPNTDTAALAQLRLGDLLWATGKEEEAKAAYESLPAKFPNANSDFIEQSEGRLKWIAAKLPIKEVDGPPKPKAPNPASPAPGAPQLKLNTPGITPTLIPGATGAAPTIQVTPSTPEPAPLAPIELKPAPAEAPMAPLEAVPVPVPATSAPADPQVEVKPVPAPTPAAPAAPKVEVKPTPAPVPAPAPEAPKAP, encoded by the coding sequence ATGTCTAAAGCCACACCAACCGCCCCCGTCGCCCCCCAGGCCCCCATGGAAGAATACTCCACCCCCATGGAGCAATTCCTGGAAGCCCACTTCAAAAAGCTCGTCCTCCTATGCGCCGTGATCGCTGTCGCTGCGGTGGCTTATGGGGTGATCAGCTACACCAACCATGCGAATGCTGTGGCGGCCGGTGAGGCCTTTGCTTCAGCCAAGACCGTAGAGGACTGTGATCTGGTCGTCAGCCAGTATTCGGGCACCATCTCTGCTGGCAATGCACTGCTGTTGAAGGCGGATCTGCTCTGGGAGCAGAACAAGAAGGATTCGTCGGTGGCGACGCTGCGTGAGTTCACAAGCCAATACAGCAGCCACCCGCTGATGGCTGAAACCTTGGTAGCGCTGGGCAGTAAGCTGGAGTCGATGAAGGAAGCCGAAGAGGCTCGCCCGGTTTTCGAGCGTGTGATTTCCGAGTTCCCGAATACTGACACTGCCGCTCTGGCCCAGCTCCGTCTCGGCGACTTGCTGTGGGCCACTGGAAAAGAAGAAGAGGCCAAGGCTGCGTATGAATCCCTGCCTGCGAAGTTCCCGAATGCCAATTCAGACTTCATCGAGCAGAGCGAAGGCCGCCTGAAGTGGATCGCCGCTAAGCTTCCTATCAAGGAAGTGGATGGCCCGCCCAAGCCGAAGGCCCCAAATCCGGCATCTCCTGCCCCTGGCGCTCCTCAGCTCAAGCTGAACACCCCGGGCATCACCCCCACCCTGATTCCAGGAGCTACTGGCGCAGCACCGACCATCCAGGTCACTCCCTCCACGCCTGAGCCAGCACCGCTGGCTCCGATTGAACTGAAGCCCGCTCCCGCAGAGGCCCCGATGGCCCCTCTCGAAGCTGTTCCAGTTCCGGTGCCTGCCACTTCAGCACCCGCTGACCCTCAGGTGGAGGTGAAACCTGTTCCTGCTCCGACACCAGCTGCTCCAGCGGCTCCCAAGGTGGAGGTCAAGCCAACCCCGGCTCCTGTCCCAGCCCCAGCCCCTGAAGCTCCCAAGGCTCCTTGA
- a CDS encoding replication-associated recombination protein A: MSDDLFQSSEAPATVVDAQPDAPLASRMRPRTLAEYTGQRHILGEGKLLRRAVLADRFSSIILYGPPGVGKTTLAHIISQETKARFVTLSGVESSVADIRKEAEAAQRLKKLTGQGTVLFVDEIHRFNKAQQDVLLPHLERGTLRFIGATTHNPFFYVNSPLVSRSQVFTLEPLSIEDLQGLMERALKDEERGLGPWKATLTEEASLHLATVADGDARKCLNALELAVLSSTPDAEGKVTIDLTTSEESVQQKTVVYDGDGDAHYDTASAFIKSMRASDPDAAIYWLAKMLYAGEDIRFVARRIVIAASEDVGMADSNALRVAVAAQQAVEVIGMPEARIILAHAVVYIATAPKSNRAYMAINAALDDVKNGRTLPVPKHLRDSHYKGAKQFGHGEGYLYPHDFEGGFVPQRCLEGGKQYYDPTTNGLEGRIKERLDYYRQQWEQQAAQSSS, encoded by the coding sequence ATGAGCGATGACCTTTTCCAATCCAGCGAGGCACCCGCCACAGTCGTGGACGCCCAGCCGGATGCGCCGCTGGCCTCGCGCATGCGTCCGCGAACGCTGGCGGAGTATACAGGTCAGCGTCATATCCTAGGCGAGGGTAAACTGCTGCGCCGCGCGGTCCTGGCGGATCGTTTCTCCTCCATCATCCTTTATGGGCCTCCCGGGGTGGGTAAGACGACGCTGGCCCACATCATCAGTCAGGAGACGAAGGCTCGCTTTGTCACCTTGAGCGGGGTAGAGAGCAGTGTGGCGGATATCCGCAAAGAAGCCGAGGCAGCTCAACGGCTGAAGAAACTGACTGGTCAGGGGACGGTGTTGTTTGTGGATGAGATTCACCGCTTTAACAAAGCTCAGCAGGATGTGCTGCTGCCGCATCTGGAGAGGGGCACGCTGCGCTTCATCGGGGCGACGACACACAACCCGTTCTTCTACGTCAATAGCCCACTCGTGAGTCGGTCCCAGGTCTTCACCTTGGAGCCTCTAAGCATCGAAGATCTGCAAGGGCTCATGGAGCGTGCTTTAAAGGACGAGGAGCGGGGCCTTGGCCCCTGGAAAGCGACGCTCACGGAAGAAGCCAGTCTGCATCTAGCCACTGTGGCGGATGGCGATGCTCGCAAATGCCTCAATGCTCTGGAGCTGGCAGTGCTCTCCTCCACCCCAGATGCGGAGGGGAAGGTCACCATTGATCTCACGACTTCGGAGGAATCCGTGCAGCAGAAAACTGTGGTCTATGATGGCGATGGGGATGCGCATTACGACACCGCCAGCGCCTTCATCAAATCCATGCGTGCCTCAGATCCCGACGCGGCGATCTACTGGCTGGCGAAGATGCTCTATGCAGGGGAAGATATTCGCTTTGTCGCTCGCCGTATCGTCATCGCGGCCAGTGAAGATGTGGGCATGGCCGATAGCAATGCCTTGCGCGTGGCTGTGGCGGCTCAGCAGGCCGTGGAGGTCATCGGTATGCCCGAGGCGCGGATCATCCTCGCCCATGCCGTCGTTTACATCGCCACCGCACCGAAGAGCAATCGCGCTTACATGGCCATCAATGCCGCTTTGGACGATGTGAAAAACGGTCGCACACTGCCGGTTCCTAAACACCTGCGCGACAGTCATTACAAAGGGGCCAAGCAGTTCGGTCATGGAGAAGGTTACCTCTACCCACATGACTTCGAGGGAGGCTTTGTGCCTCAGCGCTGCCTCGAAGGCGGTAAACAATACTATGACCCGACCACCAACGGTCTGGAAGGGCGGATCAAGGAGCGCCTCGACTACTACCGTCAGCAGTGGGAGCAACAGGCAGCTCAAAGCAGCTCGTGA